From Struthio camelus isolate bStrCam1 chromosome 21, bStrCam1.hap1, whole genome shotgun sequence, one genomic window encodes:
- the NECAP2 gene encoding adaptin ear-binding coat-associated protein 2, with protein MAEGDYEAVLCVKPAVHVYRVPPRASNRGYRAAEWQLDQPAWSGRLRITAKGKIAFIKLEDKTSGELFAQAPVDQFPGIAVEGVTDSSRYFVIRIEDGNGRRAFIGVGFVDRGDAFDFNVALQDHFKWVRQQSELAKQAENPDQGPKLDLGFKEGQTIKLNIANMKKKEGATGNAKPRPPGPGGLSLLPPPPGGKSSTPVLPSGERPSSLSTPAQAASRPSADSLLAWPQPSAAPSAAAADIWGDFAKASGSASNQNQANAGWVQF; from the exons ATGGCGGAGGGGGACTACGAGGCGGTGCTGTGCGTCAAGCCGGCGGTGCACGTGTACCGGGTGCCGCCGCGGGCCTCCAACCGCGGCTACAG aGCTGCAGAATGGCAGCTGGACCAACCGGCGTGGAGTGGCAGGCTGCGTATAACAGCCAAGGGCAAGATCGCTTTCATTAAGCTGGAGGACAAGACTTCAG GAGAACTCTTTGCCCAGGCTCCTGTGGACCAGTTTCCTGGCATTGCTGTGGAGGGCGTGACAGACTCCAGCAGATATTTTGTCATTCGGATTGAAGATGGAAATG GCCGCCGTGCTTTTATTGGAGTTGGGTTTGTCGACCGAGGGGATGCTTTTGACTTCAACGTGGCTCTCCAAGACCATTTTAA ATGGGTCAGGCAGCAGAGTGAGCTGGCCAAACAGGCCGAGAACCCAGATCAGGGACCCAAACTGGATCTGGGCTTCAAGGAGGGGCAGACCATCAAACTTAACATTGCG aatatgaagaaaaaggaaggagcaaCGGGGAATGCCAAACCGCGTCCCCCAGGTCCCGGGGGTCTGAGCTTGCTCCCACCACCTCCTGGAGGAAAATCTTCCACTCCGGTTCTTCCCTCCGGAGAGCGGCCGTCTTCGCTCTCTACGCCTGCCCAGGCTGCGAGCAGGCCGAGCGCAG ACTCTCTCTTGGCCTGGCCGCAGCCCAGCGCTGCTCCCTCAGCTGCCGCCGCTGACATCTGGGGCGACTTTGCCAAAGCTTCAGG GTCAGCTTCTAACCAGAATCAGGCAAACGCAGGCTGGGTTCAGTTCTGA
- the CROCC gene encoding rootletin, with translation MASLPSLQEENRVLQQELARVEDLLAQSRAERDELAIKYNAISERLEQALRLEAGEREPPASRGLAQQHLELRRLLDDEHAAYKRKLQAYQEGQQRQAQLVQKLQGQVLQYKKKCGDMEQRLLETSAELEQERLAGQLEASSLRRGEDGGGGDDLETALIRLEEEQQRSASLAQVNAMLREQLEQANGANQALSEDIRKLTADWTRARDELEQREAEWRREEESFNAYFSSEHGRLLTLWRQVVGVRRHAGEAKAATQRDLSELQHEAARLGRAVHAACLHLGAQLRLQESQAAAARDAQALRLAQLEERLREAEHEKNRLGASSAEAAAERAEKERELAELRLQLQSLEVARAREPPAEELDALRAEAEMLQRALWDVTQAVLADADGTEPLEAVAAESAGSPAGSPRRGLSPAAAEAALAAVRAALHRRHLQLQDARSKHEASQELAGCLRRQLGDGEAERSALEQRLARLEAEARGCRQAQEDALREAARHRAAAEHLGSEKSSLEQARGALEQRAAALAQEAAGLRQAQAELQRQHRELQDERDEAARAAQRAHQELEQSQRRLEQLEAEKGSAREELVRAQEALSRAALEAEVAQSERAELAAALGKAEASGAEQAAAVRQARAEAAAARDALAKLGGLGESLARDKAQLDGLLAQLEEEKGALAARAQEAAREAAALRAELRRGREDGEAERRGLERARRAADEAGERLRGEVLALQRERRQLQERLGQAERERAAASEAAGAARREQERLAEALAGAAADKEALAGQAAAAAVQLAAAQRDARERAQELAALRAEKAALETGLSERRQQLSQLGAREQQLEAESRSLLLAKEALQAELGAARQRLAAEQQRDREQRAQAEREAQAALRGARAAHDEDVERLQREKETLRRELEAERDGAARERAELAARGEAEREALAAALATLRQQRREGLLRAESEKQQALAEKEAEKAALAEKLAGAERSLAEAAAELERQRREAAGRQEQERGLADGLAAELRALRAQLEEAAAAGEREAKALRQQAAGLAQQRDAAAREAEELRAQLQLAEEARDAGRRELLEAQRAARESREGQEAQSKETRDARRALGEETREKEALRRSNEELRAAVRRAEGERISLKRANEEKEQRLAVAEDGQAAAGREAAELRASLQEVERARLEARRELQELRRQVKTLDGESCKKSKELAELQARLAREEQREEEGRREAFGLRQKVAESEAERESARKELQHLQRRLSEAAGEFRQREQELARSLEEARGNEKKLLADARNLQLKAEAARAEAAERSLRLSAAEGRARGLEAELARAEGLRRAAEGRLGSLQSALRRTVGIGARRRSGSPGSAQGGAAEGPESPGSPSSPERPEMAGEAEAVRAALRDFVQELRAAQREREELRAQVGTLSRRLAEAEEERDGASARAQQLQQLVAESEEGRRGADGKLSSAQTALLLQEETLRRGGRERQALLDKVASLERSLRAADGDRRVSQERLSKLKAGEAKLEAAKQRLAEGLEAAESRGTQLELQRRALEGELQRARLALGERETEARGLRERAEELQRQLGESEQRAGALQLSADRLSAALAKATEAEAGLEAKAQGLAAALAESAAAAGAAQEQLLQLQQAQAAGEHERGVLQERLEAARQALAEAAAEKGSLREQLRGLQDERAELRRRTQELEAQGRQQQELLRQRQEGESAALQGLRAERQALQERLGGLQRALAQLESEKREAQRSSLRLEKDKTALKKTLDKVEREKLKTHEDSLRLSAEKGRLDRSLDTAEQELAEAQQHIRLLEAQVTALEQPESAEAGRRELQRELERLRGAQLQAERALEARERAHRHRVRGLEEQIALLKEQQELQRGPLRRRHHSSGLAGD, from the exons ATGGCCTCGCTGCCGTCGCTCCAGGAGGAGAACcgggtgctgcagcaggagctggcccgCGTCGAGGACCTGCTGGCCCAGAGCAGGGCCGAGCGCGACGAGCTGGCCATTAAGTACAACGCCATCAGCGAGCGG CTGGAGCAGGCACTGCGGCTGGAGGCGGGCGAGCGGGAGCCACCGGCGAGCCGGGGCCTGGCGCAGCAGCACCTCGAGCTGCGGCGGCTGCTGGACGACGAGCACGCCGCCTACAAGCGCAAGCTGCAGGCCTACCAGGAGGGCCAGCAGCGGCAAGCCCAGCTGGTGCAGAAGCTGCAAGGCCAG GTGCTGCAGTACAAGAAGAAGTGTGGCGACATGGAGCAGCGGCTGCTGGAGACGTCGgcggagctggagcaggagcggcTGGCG GGCCAGCTGGAGGCGAGCAGCCTGCGCCGGggcgaggacggcggcggcggtgacgaCCTGGAGACGGCGCTGATCCGactggaggaggagcagcagcg GAGCGCCAGCCTGGCGCAGGTGAACGCCATGCTGCGCGAGCAGCTCGAGCAGGCCAACGGCGCCAACCAGGCGCTCAGCGAGGACATCCGCAAGCTGACGGCCGACTGGACGCGGGCCCGCGACGAGCTGGAGCAGCGCGAGGCCGAGTGGAGGCGcgaggaggag tCCTTCAACGCCTACTTCAGCAGCGAGCACGGCCGGCTGCTGACCCTCTGGAGGCAGGTGGTGGGCGTCCGGCGGCACGCCGGCGAGGCCAAGGCGGCCACGCAGAG GGACCTGTCGGAGCTGCAGCACGAGGCGgcgcggctgggccgggccgtGCACGCCGCCTGCCTGCACCTGGGCGCCCAGCTGCGGCTGCAGGAGAgccaggcggcggccgcccgcgacGCCCAGGCGCTGCGGCTGGCCCAGCTCGAGGAGCGCCTGCGGGAGGCCGAGCACGAGAAAAACCGCCTGGGCGCCAG ctcggcggaggcggcggccgagCGCGCCGAGAAGGagcgggagctggcggagctgcgGCTGCAGCTGCAAAGCCTG GAGGTGGCGCgggcccgggagccgccggcggagGAGCTGGACGCCCTGCGCGCCGAGGCGGAGATGCTGCAGCGGGCGCTCTGGGACGTCACCCAG GCGGTGCTGGCGGACGCAGACGGCACCGAGCCACTGGAGGCTGTGGCGGCCGAGAGCGCCGGGTCGCCGGCTGGCTCCCCCCGACGGGGGCTctctcccgccgccgccgaggccgcgCTGGCCGCCGTGCGTGCCGCCCTGCACCGGAGGCACCTGCAGCTCCAG GATGCCCGGAGCAAGCACGAGGCGAGCCAGGAGCTGGCGGGCTGCCTGCGGCGGCAGCTGGGCGACGGCGAGGCCGAGCGGAGCGCCCTGGAGCAGCGGCTGGCCCGGCTCGAGGCcgaggcgcggggctgccggcaggCTCAGGAAGATGCCCTGCGCGAGGCCGCCCGGCACCGCGCCGCCGCTGAGCACCTGGGCAG CGAGAAGAGCAGCCTGGAGCAGGCGCGGGGGGCCCTGGAGCAGCGGGCCGCAGCACTGGCgcaggaggcggcggggctgcggcaggCGCAGGCTGAGCTGCAGCGCCAGCACCGGGAGCTGCAGGACGAGCGGGACGAGGCCGCCCGGGCCGCCCAGCGCGCCCACCAGGAGCTCGAGCAAAG CCAGCGCcggctggagcagctggaggccGAGAAGGGCAGCGCGCGGGAGGAGCTGGTGCGGGCGCAGGAGGCCCTGAGCCGCGCCGCGCTGGAGGCGGAGGTGGCGCAGAGCGAGCGggccgagctggcggcggcgctgggcaaG GCGGAGGCGAGCGGCgcggagcaggcggcggcggtgcggcaggcgcgggcggaggcggcggcggcccgcgacGCCCTGGCCAAGCTGGGCGGCCTCGgcgagagcctggcccgggacaaGGCGCAGCTCGACGGGCTCCTGGCGCAG ctggaggaggagaagggggcgctggcggcgcgggcGCAGGAggcggcgcgggaggcggcggcgctgcgggccgagctgcgccggggccgggaggacGGCGAGGCCGAGCGGCGGGGGCTGGagcgggcccggcgggcggccgaCGAGGCCGGCGAGCGCCTGCGCGGGGaggtgctggccctgcagcgggagCGCCGGCAGCTGCAGGAGCGGCTGGGCCAG gcggagcgggagcgggcggcggcgagcgaggcggcgggggcggcgcggcgggagcaggAGCGGCTGGCTGAGGCGctggccggcgccgccgccgacaaGGAGGCGCTGGccgggcaggcggccgccgccgccgtgcagcTGGCCGCCGCGCAGCGCGACGCCCGGGAGCGGGCCCAGGAGCTGGCGGCTCtcag GGCGGAGAAGGCGGCGCTGGAGACGGGGCTGtcggagcggcggcagcagctctCGCAGCTGGGCGCCcgcgagcagcagctggaggccgagagccggagcctgctgctggccaaggAGGCGCTGCAGG cggagcTGGGCGCCGCGCGGCAGCGGCTGGCGGCCGAGCAGCAGCGCGACCGGGAGCAGCGGGCGCAGGCGGAGCGGGAGGCGCaggcggcgctgcggggcgccCGGGCGGCCCACGACGAGGACGTCGAGCGCCTGCAGCGCGAGaag GAGACGCTgcgccgggagctggaggccgagcgggacggggcggcgcgggagcgggcCGAGCTGGCGGCCCGCGGCGAGGCCGAGCGggaggcgctggcggcggcgctggccacCCTGCGGCAGCAGCGGCGCGAGGGTTTGCTGCGAGCCGAGAGCGAGAAGCAGCAG GCGCTGGCGGAGAAGGAGGCGGAGAAGGCGGCGCTGGCGGAGAAGCTGGCGGGGGCCGAGCGGAGCTTGGCCGAGGCGGCGGCCGAGCTGGAGCGGCAGCGGCGCGAGGCCGCCGGGCGCCAGGAGCAGGAGCGG GGCCTGGCCGACGGGCTGGCCGCCGAGCTGCGGGCGCTGCGGGCCCAgctggaggaggcggcggcggccggcgagcgGGAGGCGaaggccctgcggcagcaggcgGCGGGGCTGGCCCAGCAGCGGGACGCGGCCGCGCGGGAG GCAGAGGAGCTGCGGGCACAGCTGCAGCTGGCGGAGGAGGCGCGGGACGCGGGGCGCCGGGAGCTGCTGGAGGCGCAGCGGGCGGCGCGGGAGAGCCGTGAGGGCCAGGAGGCGCAGAGCAAGGAGACGcgggacgcgcgccgggccctggGCGAGGAGACGCGGGAGAAAGAGGCCCTGCGGCGCTCCAACGAGGAGCTGCGGGCCGCCGTGCGGCGTGCTGAGGGCGAGCGCATCAG CCTCAAGCGGGCCAACGAGGAGAAGGAGCAGCGGCTGGCGGTGGCGGAggacgggcaggcggcggcgggccgcgagGCGGCCGAGCTGCGGGCCAGCTTGCAGGAGGTGGAGCGAGCCCGCCTCGAGGCCCGCCgcgagctgcaggagctgcgcaggcag GTGAAGACGCTGGACGGCGAGAGCTGCAAGAAAAGCAAGGAGCTGGCGGAGCTGCAGGCGCGCCTGGCCCGGGAGGAGCAGCGGGAGGAGGAGGGCCGGCGCGAGGCCTTCGGCCTCCGGCAGAAGGTGGCGGAGAGCGAGGCCGAGCGGGAGAGCGCCAGGAAGGAG ctgcagcacctgcagCGGCGGCTGTCGGAGGCGGCGGGTGAGTTTcggcagcgggagcaggagctggcgcgcagcctggaggaggcgcgggGCAACGAGAAGAAGCTGCTGGCCGACGCGCGCAACCTGCAGCTcaaggcggaggcggcgcgggccgaGGCGGCCGAGCGCAGCCTGCGCCTGAGCGCCGCCGAGGGCCGGGCTCGCGGCCTCGAGGCCGAGCTGGCCCGCGCCGAGGGGCTGCGGCGAGCGGCCGAGGGCCGCCTGGGCAGCCTGCAGTCGGCCCTGCGCCGCACCGTGGGCatcggcgcccggcgccgcagCGGCTCCCCCGGCAGCGCCCAGG gcggcgcggcggaggggccggAGAGCCCCGGCTCGCCCTCGTCCCCGGAGCGCCCCGAGATGGCCGGGGAGGCCGAGGCGGTGCGGGCCGCCCTGCGGGACTTCGTGCAGGAGCTGCGGGCGGCGCAGCGGGAACGG GAGGAGCTGCGGGCGCAGGTGGGCACTCTGAGCCGGCGGCTGGCCGAGGCCGAGGAGGAGCGGGACGGCGCCAGCGCCCGggcgcagcagctccagcagctggtgGCTGAGAGCGAGGAAG GGCGCCGGGGGGCCGACGGGAAGCTGAGCAGCGCCCAGAcggccctgctgctgcaggaggagacgctgcggcgcggcgggcgcgagCGCCAGGCCCTGCTCGACAAGGTGGCCTCGCTGGAGAGGAGCCTGCGAGCGGCCGACGGCGACCGCCGAGTCTCCCAG gagaggctgagcaagctgaaaGCTGGCGAGGCCAAGCTGGAGGCGGCCAAGCAGCGCCtggcggaggggctggaggcggccgAGAGCCGCGGCacccagctggagctgcagcggcGGGCGCTCGAGGGCGAGCTGCAGCGGGCCCGGCTGGCGCTGGGCGAGCGCGAGACGGAGGCGCGGGGCCTGCGGGAGCGCGCCGAGGAGCTCCAGCGACAG CTCGGTGAGAGTGAGCAGCGAGCGGGCGCCCTGCAGCTCTCGGCGGACCGCCTGAGTGCGGCGCTGGCCAAGGCGACGGAGGCCGAGGCCGGCCTGGAGGCCAAGGCGCAGGGCTTGGCGGCAGCGCTGGCCGAGagcgctgccgcggccggggcggcacaggagcagctgctgcagctgcagcaggcgcAGGCGGCCGGCGAGCACGAGCGAGGCGTGCTGCAG GAGAGGCTGGAGGCCGCCCGGCAGGCGCTGGCGGAGGCTGCTGCGGAGAAGGGCTCGCTGCGGGAGCAGCTGCGGGGGCTGCAGGACGAGCGCGCCGAGCTGCGGCGGCGcacgcaggagctggaggcccaggGCCGGCAGCAGCAGGAG CTGCTGCGGCAGCGGCAGGAGGGCGAGAGCGCGGCgctgcaggggctgcgggccGAGCGGCAGGCGCTGCAGGAGCGCCTCGGCGGCCTCCAGCGCGCCCTGGCCCAGCTCGAGAGCGAGAAGCGCGAGGCCCAGCGCTCGTCCCTGCGCCTCGAGAAGGACAAGACCGCCCTCAAGAAGACCCTGGACAag GTGGAGCGGGAGAAGCTGAAGACGCACGAGGACTCGCTGCGGCTGTCGGCGGAGAAGGGGCGGCTCGACCGCTCGCTGGACACGGCGGAGCAGGAGCTGGCCGAGGCCCAGCAGCACATCCGACTGCTGGAG GCGCAGGTGACGGCGCTGGAGCAGCCGGAGAGCGCcgaggccgggcggcgggagctgcagcgggagctggagcggctGCGGGGGGCCCAGCTCCAGGCCGAGCGGGCGCTGGAGGCGCGGGAGCGAGCCCACCGCCACCGCGTCCGCGGCCTCGAGGAGCAg ATCGCGCTGCTgaaggagcagcaggagctgcagcgcgGCCCCCTGCGCCGCCGCCACCACTCCTCCGGCCTCGCCGGCGACTaa